From one Bradyrhizobium sp. Ash2021 genomic stretch:
- a CDS encoding aldo/keto reductase — protein MEHLQTQGISLPRLGLGTYRMQGDACRAAVESALGLGYRHIDTAEMYGNEEAVGAAIAASGVARKDLHVTTKVWNENLAPEAIRRAFDASLKKLGLDQVDLYLVHWPAKNMNLPAIFETLMKLQQEGRTRAIGVANFNIALLKTVVEDIKAPIACNQVEYHVMLDQTPLRKYLAAKSIPLVAYCPLAQGRAASDEALAAIGAKHNASAAQVALKWLLDQDGTAAIPKASRPESQQANLDALKVKLDDADRKAIAGLPKGKRCVNPGFAPAWD, from the coding sequence ATGGAACATCTGCAAACCCAGGGCATCAGCCTGCCCAGGCTCGGGCTCGGCACCTATCGCATGCAGGGCGATGCCTGCCGCGCCGCGGTCGAGAGCGCGCTGGGGCTCGGCTATCGTCATATCGACACCGCCGAGATGTACGGCAACGAGGAGGCGGTTGGGGCTGCGATCGCCGCCTCAGGCGTCGCCCGTAAGGATTTGCATGTCACGACAAAGGTCTGGAACGAAAATCTGGCGCCGGAAGCGATCCGCCGGGCGTTCGACGCCTCCTTGAAAAAGCTTGGGCTCGATCAGGTCGATCTCTATCTCGTGCATTGGCCGGCGAAGAACATGAACCTGCCGGCGATTTTCGAGACCCTGATGAAGCTGCAGCAGGAGGGTCGCACCCGCGCCATCGGCGTCGCCAATTTCAACATCGCGCTCTTGAAGACGGTCGTCGAGGACATCAAGGCGCCGATCGCCTGCAACCAGGTCGAGTATCACGTGATGCTTGACCAGACCCCGCTGCGGAAATATCTCGCCGCCAAATCGATCCCACTGGTGGCCTATTGCCCGCTGGCGCAGGGCCGCGCGGCCTCGGACGAGGCGCTGGCCGCGATCGGCGCTAAGCACAATGCCAGCGCCGCGCAGGTGGCGCTGAAATGGCTGCTCGACCAGGACGGCACCGCCGCGATCCCCAAGGCGTCGCGGCCTGAGAGCCAGCAGGCCAACCTCGACGCGCTGAAAGTGAAACTCGATGACGCGGATCGCAAGGCGATTGCGGGGTTGCCGAAGGGCAAACGCTGTGTAAATCCGGGCTTCGCGCCGGCATGGGATTGA
- a CDS encoding acetyl-CoA C-acyltransferase, whose protein sequence is MREAVIVSYARTGLAKSGRGGFNITPPMSMAAHAIKHAVERAGVDKDYVEDCYLGNCAHGAPNIGRQAALLAGMPKSTAGVSVNRFCSSGLQTIAMAANSIRSDGAECIVAGGVESISIPGGGSPKESIDPDLLKAAPDIFMAMIDTADIVAERYKLSREYQDEYSLESQRRMAAAQQANKFKDEIVPMKTKMKVVDKATKAESIVDYVVDKDECNRPDTTMQGLAKLEPVKGPGKFVTAGNASQLSDGAAAVVLMEAKDAEKRGLNPLGRFVAWAAAGCEPDEMGIGPIYAVPKLLKRHGLKVDDIDLWELNEAFASQCLYSRDQLGIDPEKYNVNGGSIAIGHPFGMTGARLTGHILQEGRRRKAKWGVVTMCIGGGQGGAGLFEIYS, encoded by the coding sequence ATGCGTGAAGCCGTTATCGTTTCCTATGCACGTACCGGACTGGCGAAGTCCGGCCGCGGCGGGTTCAACATCACCCCGCCGATGTCGATGGCGGCCCACGCCATCAAGCACGCCGTCGAGCGCGCCGGCGTCGACAAGGACTATGTCGAGGACTGCTATCTCGGCAATTGCGCGCATGGCGCGCCCAATATCGGCCGTCAGGCCGCGCTGCTCGCCGGCATGCCGAAATCCACCGCCGGCGTTTCGGTGAACCGTTTCTGCTCCTCGGGCCTGCAGACCATTGCGATGGCCGCCAACTCGATTCGCTCGGACGGCGCCGAATGTATCGTGGCCGGCGGCGTCGAAAGCATCTCGATCCCGGGCGGCGGTTCGCCGAAGGAATCGATCGATCCGGACCTGCTGAAAGCGGCGCCTGACATCTTCATGGCGATGATCGACACCGCCGATATCGTCGCCGAGCGTTACAAGCTCAGCCGCGAATACCAGGACGAGTATTCGCTGGAATCGCAACGCCGCATGGCCGCCGCCCAGCAGGCCAACAAGTTCAAGGACGAAATCGTCCCGATGAAGACCAAAATGAAGGTGGTCGACAAGGCGACGAAGGCGGAAAGCATTGTCGACTACGTCGTCGACAAGGACGAGTGCAACCGGCCGGACACCACGATGCAAGGCTTGGCAAAACTCGAGCCGGTGAAGGGCCCCGGCAAGTTCGTCACCGCCGGCAACGCCAGCCAGTTGTCGGATGGTGCTGCCGCCGTCGTGCTGATGGAAGCCAAGGACGCGGAGAAGCGCGGCCTCAATCCGCTCGGCCGCTTCGTCGCCTGGGCGGCGGCGGGCTGCGAGCCGGACGAGATGGGCATCGGCCCGATCTACGCCGTGCCGAAGCTGCTCAAGCGCCACGGCCTCAAGGTCGACGATATCGATCTCTGGGAGCTCAATGAGGCGTTCGCCAGCCAGTGCCTCTATTCGCGCGACCAGCTTGGCATCGATCCCGAGAAGTACAACGTCAACGGCGGCTCGATCGCGATCGGCCATCCCTTCGGCATGACCGGCGCTCGGCTCACCGGCCACATCCTGCAAGAGGGCCGTCGGCGCAAGGCCAAGTGGGGCGTGGTTACCATGTGCATCGGTGGTGGCCAGGGCGGCGCAGGGCTGTTCGAAATCTATAGCTGA
- a CDS encoding amidohydrolase/deacetylase family metallohydrolase, translating to MTGVSRRHFLSLTGSAAAAALSGGANAAMGPNDKFDLVIKGGDVLDPSQSLRGKRDIGIRWGVIETIENEIPAARASKTIDASGKLVTPGLIDLHCHVYPYGSAIGIPADELVQFQGTTTVVSAGDAGVNNLAALRRYIVAQSRARIYAFVHIANNGLSAFPVAELYNIDNAQVEACAMALAENPDFLIGVKVRMSENVIYKHGLEPLKRGIQACEMCGWPARMMVHIGGVETGALMSDILNLLRPGDVLTHAYSGAPNNAGTFTNIVQDGKLLPAALAAKQRGVIFDVGHGGGSFDFTVAEVAIPGGCTPDTISSDMHVFSGNSPGMPFLPNVMSKFMAMGFTLEQVVTMTTSAPAKIINRAPKIGTLQIGAPGDVSIMDLVEGPVTFVDTRNNKRDGKALLKPVQTVINGVPFGRPYQSPFAVR from the coding sequence ATGACCGGGGTTTCACGCCGTCATTTTCTGAGCCTGACTGGATCGGCCGCGGCCGCCGCACTCTCCGGAGGCGCTAACGCCGCGATGGGGCCGAACGACAAGTTCGATCTCGTGATCAAGGGCGGTGACGTGCTCGATCCCAGCCAGTCGCTGCGCGGAAAGCGCGACATCGGCATTCGCTGGGGCGTGATCGAGACGATCGAGAACGAGATCCCGGCTGCCCGCGCCTCGAAGACCATCGATGCCTCGGGCAAGCTCGTGACGCCGGGCCTGATCGACCTGCATTGCCACGTCTACCCTTACGGCTCGGCGATCGGCATTCCCGCCGACGAACTGGTGCAGTTTCAGGGCACGACTACGGTGGTGTCGGCGGGCGACGCCGGCGTCAACAATCTGGCCGCGCTGCGCCGCTACATCGTGGCGCAGTCGCGCGCTCGGATTTACGCCTTCGTCCATATCGCCAATAACGGCCTGTCGGCCTTCCCCGTGGCCGAGCTCTACAATATCGACAACGCGCAGGTCGAAGCCTGCGCCATGGCGCTTGCGGAAAACCCGGATTTCCTGATCGGCGTCAAGGTCCGGATGTCGGAGAACGTGATCTACAAGCACGGGCTCGAACCGTTGAAGCGCGGTATCCAGGCCTGCGAGATGTGCGGCTGGCCGGCCAGGATGATGGTGCATATCGGCGGCGTCGAGACCGGGGCGCTGATGTCGGATATCCTCAACCTGTTGCGGCCGGGCGACGTCCTCACCCACGCCTATTCCGGCGCGCCCAATAACGCGGGCACCTTCACTAACATCGTGCAGGACGGCAAGCTGTTGCCGGCGGCGCTCGCCGCCAAGCAGCGCGGCGTGATCTTCGACGTCGGCCATGGCGGCGGCAGCTTCGATTTCACGGTGGCGGAAGTCGCCATTCCCGGCGGCTGCACGCCTGATACCATCTCTTCCGACATGCACGTCTTCTCCGGCAATTCGCCCGGCATGCCGTTCCTGCCGAACGTGATGAGCAAGTTCATGGCGATGGGCTTTACGCTGGAGCAGGTGGTGACGATGACAACCTCGGCGCCCGCCAAAATCATCAACCGTGCGCCGAAGATCGGCACGCTGCAAATTGGCGCCCCCGGCGACGTGTCGATCATGGATCTGGTGGAGGGGCCGGTCACTTTCGTCGACACCCGCAACAACAAGCGCGACGGTAAGGCGCTGCTGAAACCGGTGCAGACCGTGATCAACGGCGTGCCGTTCGGCCGACCCTATCAATCACCGTTCGCGGTGCGGTAG
- a CDS encoding enolase C-terminal domain-like protein, whose product MVFEKLTFRSVTVRPVLVPLRRPVVSKVGLFDQWPIILIDLATEEGIVGRSYLEPYLKHSARYIVPAIHDLADARKGHAIRPSEDFQNGRRGLNLIGYEGVSMIAVSGLDMAAWDALAKAAGMPLAVLLGGSTGPVPAYNSNGLWLTDVHALGDDAQALVAEGGFKGLKLRLGRDRLADDLAAIEGVRAAVGADIKLMVDFNQGLSLGDALHRCHALDEQGLYWFEEPIAYNNLAGYVRLTRELKTPVQLGENFYGPRALHHALSIGAGDYVMPDLMRIGGVTGWMRASAIAGTAGVEMSTHLYPEYSAHLMRVTETAHWLEWQDWADPILAAPFEISDGLLTVPNRPGAGVEWNEDAVKRYRYD is encoded by the coding sequence GTGGTTTTCGAGAAACTCACATTCCGATCCGTGACGGTCCGGCCGGTGCTGGTGCCGCTGCGCCGGCCGGTGGTGTCCAAGGTCGGTCTGTTCGATCAATGGCCGATTATTCTGATCGATCTTGCAACCGAGGAAGGGATTGTCGGTCGCAGCTATCTCGAACCTTATTTGAAGCATTCGGCGCGCTACATCGTGCCCGCGATCCACGATCTTGCCGACGCACGCAAAGGCCACGCCATCCGGCCATCCGAGGATTTTCAGAACGGACGCAGAGGTCTGAACCTGATCGGATACGAAGGCGTGTCGATGATCGCCGTATCCGGGCTCGACATGGCGGCATGGGATGCGCTGGCAAAAGCGGCGGGCATGCCGCTCGCGGTCTTGTTGGGCGGCTCGACCGGCCCGGTTCCCGCCTATAACAGCAACGGTCTTTGGCTCACCGATGTCCACGCTTTGGGCGACGACGCTCAGGCTCTTGTGGCCGAAGGCGGCTTCAAGGGCCTCAAGTTACGGCTGGGCCGCGACAGATTGGCCGACGATCTTGCGGCGATAGAGGGTGTGCGCGCCGCGGTCGGCGCGGATATCAAGCTGATGGTCGATTTTAATCAGGGTCTCAGCCTCGGCGACGCGCTGCACCGCTGTCACGCGCTCGACGAGCAAGGCCTTTACTGGTTCGAGGAACCGATCGCCTACAACAATCTTGCAGGCTATGTCCGGCTGACAAGGGAGCTAAAGACACCCGTGCAACTCGGCGAGAATTTCTACGGGCCGCGCGCCTTGCATCATGCCCTGTCGATTGGAGCCGGAGACTATGTGATGCCCGATCTCATGCGTATCGGCGGAGTGACGGGCTGGATGCGGGCGTCAGCGATCGCCGGTACCGCCGGCGTCGAGATGTCCACGCACCTCTATCCCGAATACTCGGCGCATCTGATGCGCGTGACCGAAACCGCGCATTGGCTGGAATGGCAGGATTGGGCCGATCCGATCCTGGCCGCGCCTTTTGAGATATCAGACGGCTTGCTCACGGTCCCAAACCGACCCGGCGCGGGCGTGGAATGGAACGAGGACGCCGTCAAGCGCTACCGCTACGACTAA
- a CDS encoding helix-turn-helix domain-containing protein: MPRSPAPTRQTILDAAYRLFRRNGFVRVSMDEIATSADVTKRTLYYHFTSKDELLAEVLEAQHALALAAFRTFGEGLGGSPEAIVDQLFKDLAVWSDQPRWAGSGFTRLVIELADLRGHPARLIARRHKAMLESHLADLLAKVQVKSPRELAREIWLLSEGAISLILIHGDRSYASAAAEAARKLIWSKSTVRKKVRRRIRSQ, translated from the coding sequence ATGCCGCGTTCCCCGGCGCCCACCCGGCAGACCATTCTCGATGCGGCCTACAGGCTGTTCCGCCGCAACGGATTCGTGCGCGTGAGCATGGACGAGATCGCAACGTCAGCCGACGTCACCAAACGCACGCTGTATTATCACTTCACCAGTAAGGATGAACTTCTCGCCGAGGTGCTCGAGGCGCAACACGCGCTCGCACTGGCCGCCTTCCGGACCTTTGGCGAAGGCCTCGGCGGCTCACCGGAGGCCATCGTCGATCAACTCTTCAAGGATCTCGCCGTCTGGTCGGACCAGCCGCGATGGGCCGGCTCCGGGTTTACGCGGCTCGTCATCGAGCTTGCCGATCTTCGCGGGCATCCCGCGCGCCTGATCGCGCGCCGTCACAAGGCGATGCTCGAGAGCCATCTCGCGGATCTCCTGGCAAAGGTTCAGGTCAAGTCGCCGCGAGAACTTGCCCGCGAGATCTGGCTGCTTTCCGAGGGGGCAATCTCGCTGATTTTGATCCACGGTGACCGCAGCTACGCTTCCGCCGCCGCGGAGGCGGCCAGGAAACTCATTTGGTCAAAATCTACGGTTCGAAAGAAGGTGCGTCGCCGCATCCGTTCGCAGTGA
- a CDS encoding DMT family transporter, which yields MTETASQRRTGIILVVAAAVAWSTAPFFTKLLPLDSWTILFWRGLFGGGLIAAVLVLTQGRAGLKDLLRMGKGGWLVASLSTLGMVCFIPALQLTSVSNVAIIIATGPFVAAAFAWLWLREAARWQTMVASLVALCGVAIIVGNTSASSDLLGIALACLMTTAIAAMTVTIRTHRHTPMVAAAALSNFLGSVVSIPFAHAITGVTGNNLFVLAMFGFFQVALGLTLFILGSRRLPSGQATLIGTLETPLMPFWVWLAFAEVPAPRVLIGGALVMGAVIADIIGDSRAQQKQLG from the coding sequence ATGACGGAAACCGCTTCGCAACGCCGCACGGGCATCATCCTCGTCGTCGCCGCGGCCGTGGCATGGAGCACGGCGCCATTCTTCACAAAACTGCTTCCGCTCGATTCCTGGACGATCCTGTTCTGGCGGGGCCTGTTCGGCGGCGGCCTGATCGCGGCCGTCCTGGTGCTGACGCAGGGCCGGGCCGGCCTCAAGGACCTGCTGCGGATGGGAAAGGGCGGCTGGCTGGTCGCCTCGCTGTCGACGCTGGGCATGGTGTGCTTCATTCCCGCCCTGCAACTCACCAGCGTATCGAATGTCGCTATCATCATCGCAACGGGCCCCTTCGTCGCCGCGGCGTTCGCCTGGCTATGGTTGCGGGAGGCCGCGCGCTGGCAAACCATGGTGGCCAGCCTCGTGGCGCTCTGCGGCGTTGCCATCATCGTCGGCAATACAAGCGCCAGTTCCGATTTGCTTGGGATCGCCCTGGCCTGCCTCATGACGACAGCGATCGCAGCGATGACCGTCACCATCCGGACGCACAGGCACACGCCGATGGTGGCCGCGGCGGCACTGTCGAACTTCCTGGGCAGCGTTGTCAGCATTCCCTTCGCGCATGCGATCACCGGCGTAACGGGAAACAACCTGTTCGTGCTGGCGATGTTCGGATTCTTTCAGGTCGCGCTGGGGCTGACGCTGTTCATCCTGGGCTCGCGCCGGCTGCCGTCCGGACAGGCGACGTTGATCGGCACGCTGGAAACGCCGCTGATGCCGTTTTGGGTATGGCTGGCCTTTGCCGAAGTTCCCGCGCCCCGGGTTCTCATCGGCGGCGCGCTGGTGATGGGCGCCGTCATTGCCGACATCATCGGCGACAGCCGCGCTCAGCAGAAGCAACTGGGTTAA
- a CDS encoding PLP-dependent aminotransferase family protein, with protein sequence MSTAARFDFAPLLPAGLPAPAARWTGLAKYSFVGGNNDPDQVPVDGLVDAITAVLQREGKALATYNLAHGPQGYLPLREFLTKKLKRDAGIDCSADDILIVSGSLQALDLVNQTLLARGDTVLIEQETYQGLLNRLTRLGVNAVGIPLDDQGMRMDALAAALADHKSRGITPKYIYTIPTVQNPTGSILPETRRAEMLRLSQQYGVPIFEDDCYADLIWNGQRPPAIYAMARNNSVIHIGSFSKSIAPALRVGFIVAPWEMMSRMLALKTDAGSGALEQMVLAEYCAPHFSTHVPKLTRGLRAKLDTLMEALNEQFGTSAEFEAPAGGIFLWVKLPDNVDTLKLYQAALAAGVSINPGPEWSTNKAYAGSRLRLCFASPSHQQIREGVAVLAEVCRKEFGVPARSANVEKQARA encoded by the coding sequence ATGTCTACCGCCGCACGTTTCGATTTCGCGCCCCTGCTCCCGGCGGGATTGCCCGCGCCCGCGGCGCGATGGACCGGACTGGCAAAGTACAGCTTTGTCGGCGGCAACAATGACCCCGATCAGGTTCCGGTCGACGGCCTGGTCGACGCGATCACGGCCGTGCTCCAGCGCGAAGGCAAGGCCCTCGCGACCTACAATCTCGCCCACGGTCCGCAGGGCTATCTTCCCCTGCGTGAATTCCTGACCAAAAAACTCAAGCGCGATGCCGGGATCGACTGCAGCGCCGACGACATCCTGATCGTCTCGGGCTCGCTGCAGGCGCTCGACCTCGTCAACCAGACCTTGCTGGCGCGCGGCGATACCGTGCTGATCGAGCAGGAGACCTATCAGGGTTTGCTGAACCGGCTGACGCGGCTTGGCGTCAACGCGGTCGGCATTCCGCTCGACGATCAGGGCATGCGGATGGATGCGCTGGCGGCAGCACTGGCCGACCACAAAAGCCGCGGCATCACACCGAAATACATCTACACCATCCCGACCGTGCAGAACCCGACGGGCAGCATCCTGCCGGAGACGCGGCGCGCCGAGATGCTAAGGCTGTCGCAACAATACGGCGTGCCGATCTTCGAAGACGATTGCTACGCCGATCTGATCTGGAACGGCCAGCGCCCGCCGGCGATCTACGCCATGGCCAGGAACAACAGCGTCATCCACATCGGGTCGTTTTCCAAATCGATTGCGCCGGCGCTGCGGGTCGGTTTCATCGTGGCGCCCTGGGAAATGATGTCGCGGATGCTGGCGCTGAAGACCGACGCCGGAAGTGGCGCGCTGGAGCAGATGGTGCTGGCGGAATATTGCGCGCCGCACTTTTCCACCCATGTGCCGAAACTGACACGCGGCCTGCGCGCCAAACTCGACACGCTGATGGAGGCGCTGAACGAGCAGTTCGGCACCTCGGCCGAGTTCGAGGCGCCTGCGGGCGGCATCTTCCTGTGGGTGAAGCTTCCCGACAATGTCGATACGCTAAAACTCTATCAGGCGGCGCTCGCCGCCGGCGTCTCCATCAACCCGGGGCCGGAATGGTCGACCAACAAGGCCTATGCCGGCAGCCGTCTGCGGCTCTGTTTTGCCAGCCCCTCGCATCAGCAAATCCGCGAAGGCGTCGCCGTGCTCGCCGAAGTGTGCCGCAAGGAGTTCGGCGTGCCGGCGCGAAGCGCCAATGTCGAGAAGCAGGCTCGGGCCTGA
- a CDS encoding DUF3124 domain-containing protein, which yields MCHSRITGFFLAILVSLPILYSPRAAAQTSGTIEQNFAGSLTAVPADNLAVSGSFYVPVYSSVSMSQGKLRADFSVTLSVHNASETRPLVLKRIAYFDTSGKVVESYLKTPIALKPFATIEVSIAATDVRGGTGANFVIDWAATAEIAEPAVEALMVGGVGAGHYAFISQGRPIRIVRNN from the coding sequence ATGTGTCACAGCCGCATAACGGGCTTTTTTCTCGCGATTCTGGTCAGTCTGCCGATCCTGTATTCGCCCCGCGCCGCAGCGCAGACCTCCGGCACCATCGAGCAGAATTTTGCCGGATCGCTTACCGCGGTGCCCGCCGATAACCTCGCCGTTTCCGGTTCATTTTACGTGCCGGTCTATTCCAGCGTGTCAATGAGCCAGGGCAAGCTGCGGGCGGATTTTTCGGTCACGCTCAGCGTCCACAACGCCTCGGAAACCAGGCCGCTGGTGCTGAAGCGGATCGCCTATTTCGACACATCCGGCAAAGTGGTGGAAAGCTACCTTAAGACACCGATCGCGCTCAAGCCGTTCGCGACCATCGAGGTGTCCATCGCCGCCACGGACGTCCGCGGCGGCACCGGCGCCAATTTCGTGATCGACTGGGCCGCCACGGCAGAGATCGCGGAGCCTGCCGTGGAAGCGCTGATGGTCGGCGGCGTCGGCGCCGGGCATTATGCCTTCATCAGCCAAGGGCGGCCGATCCGGATCGTCAGGAACAACTAG
- the ribB gene encoding 3,4-dihydroxy-2-butanone-4-phosphate synthase: MADTIQEVLQAFARGELVVVTDDDDREGEGDLIVAASLCTAEKMAFIIRHTSGIVCAPITTDDARRLRLDPMVAHNESNHTTAFTVSIDYKPDAGTGISADERASCCRALANPNAGANDFARPGHIFPLIARDGGVLLRSGHTEAAVDLCKLSGLPPVGVISELMNDDGTVMKGEQVARFAATHMLKHVTIADMIAYRQAREKLIERVATFTTDSPIGPLQGYAYRSPFDEIAHAAFVYNGIGDGKNVLTRLHKPNIVKDLFTGQARMQIVLRHFKDAGRGVLVYLRDGAAGVPVEPVGEQKSAEADRNRQWREVGVGAQILRDLGVTSIRHLTSSVHDYKGLSGFGIEIVSNERLEE; encoded by the coding sequence ATGGCCGATACGATCCAGGAAGTTCTGCAAGCCTTTGCCCGCGGCGAACTCGTGGTCGTCACCGATGATGACGACCGGGAAGGCGAGGGCGATTTGATCGTCGCGGCCTCGCTGTGCACGGCCGAGAAGATGGCGTTCATTATCCGCCACACGTCGGGCATCGTCTGCGCGCCGATCACCACCGACGATGCGCGCCGGCTGCGGCTCGATCCGATGGTGGCGCATAACGAATCCAATCACACCACCGCGTTTACGGTTTCAATCGACTACAAGCCCGATGCCGGCACCGGCATTTCCGCCGACGAACGCGCCTCCTGCTGCCGCGCGCTCGCCAATCCCAATGCCGGCGCCAATGATTTCGCGCGGCCCGGCCACATCTTCCCGCTGATCGCCCGTGACGGCGGCGTGCTGCTGCGCTCCGGCCACACCGAAGCGGCCGTCGATCTCTGCAAGCTCTCCGGCCTGCCGCCGGTCGGCGTCATCTCCGAGTTGATGAACGACGACGGCACCGTGATGAAGGGCGAGCAGGTTGCGCGCTTCGCCGCCACCCACATGCTCAAGCACGTCACGATCGCTGACATGATCGCCTATCGCCAGGCGCGCGAAAAACTGATCGAGCGGGTCGCGACCTTTACGACGGATAGCCCGATCGGCCCGTTGCAGGGCTATGCCTATCGTTCGCCGTTCGATGAAATCGCGCACGCCGCGTTCGTCTATAATGGCATCGGCGACGGCAAGAACGTGCTGACGCGGCTGCACAAGCCCAATATCGTAAAGGACCTCTTCACCGGCCAGGCGCGGATGCAGATCGTGCTGCGGCATTTCAAGGATGCCGGCCGCGGCGTGCTGGTGTATCTGCGCGACGGCGCCGCCGGGGTTCCGGTTGAGCCGGTCGGCGAACAGAAATCCGCGGAGGCCGATCGTAACCGGCAGTGGCGCGAAGTCGGTGTCGGGGCGCAAATCCTGCGCGACCTCGGCGTCACCTCGATCCGGCATCTGACGTCGTCGGTGCACGACTACAAGGGACTGTCCGGTTTCGGCATCGAGATCGTGTCCAACGAGCGGCTCGAGGAATGA
- a CDS encoding acyl-CoA dehydrogenase: MSVRPQTKDKPTTASFQWDDPFLLDEQLTEDERMIRDTARAYAQDKLLPRITKAYLEEKTDREIFNEMGELGLIGITLPEEYGCANASYVAYGLVAREIERVDSGYRSMNSVQSSLVMHPIYAYGDENQRKKYLPKLATGEWVGCFGLTEPDAGSDPGGMKTRAEKVSDGYRLTGSKMWISNAPIADVFVVWAKSAAHDNQIRGFILEKGMKGLSAPKIGGKLSLRASITGEIVMDGVVVPEEALLPNVSGLKGPFGCLNRARYGISWGAMGAAEDCMHRARQYTLDRKQFNRPLAATQLVQKKLADMQTEIALALQASLRVGRLMDEGKMAPEMISIVKRNNCGKALDIARVARDMHGGNGIQIEYHVMRHTANLETVNTYEGTHDVHALILGRAITGIQAFS; encoded by the coding sequence ATGAGCGTGCGCCCTCAGACCAAGGACAAACCGACTACCGCGAGCTTTCAGTGGGACGATCCGTTCCTGCTCGACGAGCAGTTGACCGAAGACGAACGCATGATCCGCGACACCGCGCGCGCCTACGCGCAGGATAAATTGCTGCCGCGCATCACCAAAGCCTATCTGGAAGAAAAGACCGATCGCGAGATTTTCAACGAGATGGGCGAGCTTGGCCTGATCGGCATCACGCTGCCGGAAGAATATGGCTGCGCCAATGCCAGCTACGTCGCCTATGGCCTCGTGGCCCGCGAGATCGAGCGCGTCGATTCCGGCTACCGCTCGATGAATTCGGTGCAGTCGTCGCTGGTGATGCATCCGATCTACGCCTATGGCGATGAGAACCAGCGCAAGAAATATTTGCCGAAACTAGCCACCGGCGAGTGGGTCGGCTGCTTCGGCCTGACCGAGCCGGATGCCGGTTCCGACCCCGGCGGCATGAAGACCCGCGCCGAGAAGGTATCCGACGGCTACCGGCTGACCGGCAGCAAGATGTGGATTTCCAACGCGCCGATCGCCGATGTGTTCGTGGTTTGGGCGAAATCAGCCGCGCATGACAACCAGATCCGCGGCTTCATCCTCGAGAAGGGCATGAAGGGCCTGTCGGCGCCGAAGATCGGCGGCAAGCTCTCGCTGCGGGCCTCGATCACCGGCGAGATCGTAATGGATGGCGTGGTGGTGCCGGAAGAAGCACTATTGCCCAACGTCTCCGGCCTGAAGGGACCGTTCGGCTGTCTCAACCGCGCCCGCTACGGCATTTCCTGGGGCGCGATGGGCGCCGCCGAGGACTGCATGCACCGCGCCCGGCAATACACGCTCGACCGCAAGCAGTTCAACCGGCCGCTGGCGGCGACACAGCTGGTGCAGAAGAAGCTCGCGGACATGCAGACCGAGATCGCGCTCGCCCTGCAGGCCTCATTGCGCGTCGGCCGCCTGATGGACGAAGGCAAGATGGCGCCGGAAATGATCTCGATCGTCAAGCGCAACAATTGCGGCAAGGCGCTCGACATCGCGCGCGTCGCCCGCGATATGCATGGCGGCAACGGCATCCAGATCGAATATCACGTGATGCGCCACACCGCGAATTTGGAAACCGTGAATACCTATGAAGGCACCCACGACGTCCACGCGCTGATTCTGGGCCGCGCGATCACCGGCATTCAGGCGTTTTCGTAA